A single Vulpes vulpes isolate BD-2025 chromosome 16, VulVul3, whole genome shotgun sequence DNA region contains:
- the CHST10 gene encoding carbohydrate sulfotransferase 10 isoform X3 — protein MVAYGAKQEFLLLTAVPDAGKPPGEKHFPEELKPTGKGLVQPLVYMERLELIRNVCRDEALKNLSHTAISKFVLDRIFVCDKHRILFCQTPKVGNTQWKKVLIVLNGAFPSIEEIPENVVHDHEKNGLPRLSSFSDAEIQKRLKTYFKFFIVRDPFERLISAFKDKFVHNPRFEPWYRHEIAPGIIRKYRRNRTETRGIQFEDFVRYLGDPNHRWLDLQFGDHIIHWVTYVELCAPCEIKYSVIGHHETLEDDAPYILKEAGIDHLVSYPTIPPGITVYNKTKVERYFLGISKRDIRRLYARFEGDFKLFGYQKPDFLLN, from the exons CATATGGCGCCAAACAGGAGTTCCTGTTGCTGACAGCCGTGCCAGATGCAGGGAAGCCGCCTGGAGAGAAACACTTTCCTGAGGAACTGAAG CCGACTGGGAAAGGGCTGGTTCAGCCTCTGGTCTATATGGAACGCCTGGAACTCATCAGAAACGTCTGCAGGGATGAAGCCCTGAAGAACCTCTCGCACACCGCCATCTCCAAGTTTGTCCTGGACCGGATATTTGTGTGTGACAAGCACAGGATTCTTTTCTGCCAGACTCCTAAAGTGGGCAACACCCAGTGGAAGAAAGTGTTGATCGTGTTAAATG GGGCTTTTCCTTCCATTGAAGAGATCCCCGAAAATGTGGTTCATGACCATGAGAAGAATGGCCTCCCTCGTCTCTCTTCCTTCAGCGATGCGGAAATTCAGAAGCG cttgaAAACATACTTCAAGTTTTTTATTGTAAGAGATCCCTTCGAAAGACTGATTTCTGCGTTTAAGGATAAGTTTGTTCACAATCCCCGCTTTGAGCCTTGGTACAGGCACGAGATTGCCCCTGGCATCATTAGGAAATACAGGAGGAACCGTACAGAGACCAGGGGCATCCAATTTGAAGATTTTGTACGGTACCTGGGTGATCCAAACCACAGGTGGCTGGACCTTCAGTTTGGGGACCACATCATTCACTGGGTGACGTATGTTGAACTGTGCGCACCCTGTGAAATAAAGTACAGTGTAATTGGTCACCATGAGACCTTGGAGGACGATGCCCCATATATCTTAAAAGAAGCCGGCATAGACCACCTGGTGTCTTACCCCACCATCCCTCCGGGCATTACCGTCTATAATAAAACCAAGGTGGAGCGCTACTTTCTGGGCATCAGCAAACGAGACATCCGGCGCCTGTATGCACGTTTTGAAGGGGACTTTAAGCTCTTTGGGTATCAGAAGCCAGATTTTTTGCTAAACTAA